Proteins from one Amycolatopsis benzoatilytica AK 16/65 genomic window:
- a CDS encoding WXG100 family type VII secretion target, whose protein sequence is MGELGETSDPKALVPGDPPAVFENVRVMKARANTVTSVGDALKRIDTGSWTGQASDKFHEDHQTEVPRWLQGSDSLQNGAQALEDFANTLQWAQSQAAEAVAKWQQGDGATAQAKAAHDRAVADAEAKTREHQQKGDPTVVQPPPFADPGEAQRQEAREMLGRARQQLQEAGNACADALRLEASLAPQDSQKQSDGNFFGGIWDTISGAGEGLWNLVSDPGETVVAMAHNVTHPVETFKNVVAWDDWASGHGDRALGKMVGGLLLFGAGKAAKDLLGKGERAGGEHVPEAKVAKTREERIAAVHDIVTDDNGSIRGTQGKSRGVKVVDTVELGKMVDDARARLGPPDKVAHTPKGTVETWRISDDPRASVTYRTYSGSGGDTLDINRVEGLNNVKRYHIESEGKQ, encoded by the coding sequence ATGGGCGAACTCGGCGAGACGTCGGATCCGAAAGCGTTGGTTCCCGGCGATCCGCCCGCGGTCTTCGAGAACGTGCGGGTGATGAAGGCGCGCGCGAACACCGTCACGTCGGTCGGGGACGCATTGAAGCGCATCGATACGGGCAGCTGGACCGGCCAGGCTTCGGACAAGTTCCACGAGGACCACCAGACCGAGGTGCCGCGTTGGCTGCAGGGTTCCGATTCGCTGCAGAATGGTGCCCAGGCGCTCGAGGATTTCGCCAACACCTTGCAGTGGGCGCAAAGCCAAGCCGCGGAAGCCGTGGCCAAATGGCAGCAAGGAGACGGCGCGACAGCGCAGGCGAAGGCCGCCCATGATCGAGCGGTCGCCGACGCAGAGGCCAAGACGCGGGAACACCAGCAGAAGGGCGACCCGACGGTTGTTCAGCCGCCGCCATTCGCAGACCCCGGCGAGGCGCAGCGGCAGGAAGCGCGGGAGATGCTGGGGCGGGCGCGGCAGCAGCTGCAGGAGGCCGGAAACGCCTGTGCGGACGCGCTTCGTCTCGAGGCGTCCCTGGCTCCGCAGGACTCTCAGAAGCAATCGGACGGCAACTTCTTCGGCGGGATCTGGGACACGATTTCGGGTGCTGGCGAAGGACTGTGGAACCTGGTTTCCGACCCCGGCGAGACGGTTGTGGCGATGGCGCACAACGTCACGCATCCGGTGGAGACGTTCAAGAACGTAGTCGCCTGGGATGACTGGGCGAGCGGGCACGGGGATCGCGCTCTCGGGAAGATGGTCGGCGGTCTGCTGCTGTTCGGAGCGGGCAAGGCGGCGAAGGACCTGCTCGGCAAAGGGGAGCGCGCCGGCGGGGAGCATGTGCCCGAGGCCAAGGTCGCGAAAACGCGCGAGGAGCGAATCGCCGCCGTACACGACATCGTCACGGACGACAACGGCTCGATCCGGGGTACCCAGGGGAAGAGCAGGGGCGTCAAGGTCGTCGATACGGTCGAGCTCGGCAAGATGGTCGACGATGCGCGCGCGAGGCTGGGGCCGCCGGACAAGGTGGCGCACACGCCGAAGGGCACGGTGGAGACGTGGAGGATCAGCGACGATCCGCGCGCATCGGTGACCTACCGGACGTACAGCGGTTCGGGCGGCGACACCCTTGACATCAACCGCGTGGAGGGTCTGAACAATGTCAAGCGGTATCACATCGAGAGCGAGGGAAAGCAGTGA
- a CDS encoding alpha/beta hydrolase: MKSLVRRAVVLFLSSASLLSGTAAVANAAGPPLEWRPCAEKPEVECATLAVPIDYAKPDGETLGLAVSRRKATDPAKRIGVMLINPGGPGGSGVDMSFDAPKDFSPELLRRFDVIGFDPRGVARSRAIVCSREMLGKEPTRHPANAAEFDRYVAYNKDLREDCRRRTGPVFDHASTAEVARDIEEIRRALGEKKISYYGVSYGTIIGQHYAERYGDRIRAMVIDSNMDHSAGTRQFVESSARTAQDSLMEWVKWNDRTPSSPLHGQDAGKVWEDLLAKAARGELPDPAAPSGNLSKDKLAEKAVSMAYGPDWKKFTAEVIWLRDGAPTAARTAGTTENAFAGIFCNDYDLRVRSYREYNTLVDLETRVAPRVPGSVLGHGAMMTCLGFPPASNPQRDLKIRNAPKILLTNAVHDPATPYSWAENAHRQSRDSTVFVAYEGWGHGVYSASPCGRAITDRYLLELSLPADGTRCPAFESPDTASGKAQAGPWAVRGWGRVSI; the protein is encoded by the coding sequence ATGAAGTCCCTGGTCCGTAGGGCTGTGGTGCTGTTCCTGAGTTCGGCTTCGCTGCTGAGCGGGACCGCAGCAGTCGCGAACGCCGCAGGGCCGCCGCTCGAGTGGCGGCCCTGCGCGGAGAAGCCCGAGGTCGAGTGCGCCACGTTGGCGGTACCGATCGACTACGCGAAGCCGGACGGGGAGACGCTCGGCCTGGCCGTCTCCCGGCGCAAGGCGACCGATCCGGCGAAACGGATCGGAGTGATGCTCATCAACCCCGGCGGACCAGGCGGCTCCGGCGTGGATATGTCGTTCGACGCGCCCAAGGACTTCAGCCCGGAACTCCTCCGGCGTTTCGACGTCATCGGGTTCGACCCGCGTGGTGTCGCGCGCAGCCGGGCGATCGTGTGCTCGCGGGAAATGCTCGGCAAAGAACCGACGCGGCACCCGGCGAACGCCGCGGAGTTCGACCGCTACGTCGCCTACAACAAGGACCTCCGCGAGGACTGCCGCCGCCGCACCGGCCCGGTGTTCGACCACGCGTCGACAGCCGAGGTCGCGCGCGACATCGAGGAGATCCGGCGGGCTCTCGGCGAGAAAAAGATCAGCTACTACGGTGTTTCGTACGGCACGATCATCGGCCAGCACTACGCGGAACGCTACGGCGACCGGATCCGCGCCATGGTCATCGATTCGAACATGGACCACAGCGCCGGCACCCGCCAGTTCGTCGAATCCTCGGCGCGGACCGCTCAGGATTCGCTGATGGAGTGGGTGAAGTGGAACGACCGCACGCCGTCGTCGCCGCTGCACGGGCAGGATGCTGGAAAGGTCTGGGAGGACCTGCTCGCGAAAGCCGCTCGGGGCGAACTGCCCGACCCGGCCGCGCCGTCGGGCAACCTGAGCAAGGACAAACTGGCCGAGAAGGCGGTGAGCATGGCCTACGGCCCGGATTGGAAAAAATTCACCGCCGAAGTGATCTGGCTGCGGGACGGTGCACCGACGGCGGCACGGACGGCCGGCACGACCGAGAATGCGTTCGCCGGGATCTTCTGCAACGACTACGACCTGCGGGTCCGTTCGTACCGGGAGTACAACACGCTCGTCGATCTCGAGACCCGCGTCGCTCCCCGCGTCCCCGGGTCCGTCCTCGGACACGGTGCCATGATGACGTGCCTAGGCTTTCCCCCGGCAAGCAACCCGCAACGGGACCTGAAGATCCGCAACGCGCCGAAGATCCTGCTCACCAACGCCGTCCACGACCCGGCCACGCCGTACAGCTGGGCAGAAAACGCGCACCGACAGTCTCGGGACAGTACCGTCTTCGTCGCCTACGAAGGCTGGGGCCACGGGGTCTACTCGGCCAGTCCGTGCGGGCGCGCGATCACCGACCGCTACCTGCTCGAGCTGAGCCTGCCCGCCGACGGCACCAGGTGCCCGGCCTTCGAAAGCCCGGACACCGCGAGCGGCAAAGCACAGGCAGGCCCTTGGGCCGTCCGCGGCTGGGGACGCGTCAGTATCTGA
- a CDS encoding tyrosine-type recombinase/integrase — MEPLAEVHEPDTDLSTLPALLDDWKRSLLARKIASSTVALYLRHARYLVQWLVERDLSLQPEEIGTADLETYFAELLNRKTRRNGREGETVKPAYAAAQYRSMQQLWTWLEDEGEVTVNPFRKMRPPRFETPTPPVPPDDAIAALLATCKGRTFENLRDEAIIRLFADTGVRVGGLAGVTLGDLNFDTDTVEVTLKGGRRLVLPFGARTSDALRRYRRARAKEKHAERYRAFWLATRARGPLKPGGIRQMLERRAARAEADTGIHPHSFRHFFAHNWLANGGEEQDLMRLMGWKSRSMVARYGASNADERARDAHRRLGLGDRL, encoded by the coding sequence ATGGAACCCCTCGCCGAGGTCCATGAACCGGACACCGACCTCTCCACGCTGCCCGCGCTCCTGGACGACTGGAAGCGGTCTCTGCTCGCCCGGAAGATCGCCTCCAGCACCGTAGCCCTCTACCTGCGACATGCCCGTTACCTCGTCCAGTGGCTTGTCGAGCGCGACCTGTCGCTCCAACCGGAGGAGATCGGGACGGCGGACCTCGAGACCTACTTCGCCGAGCTGCTGAACCGCAAGACACGGCGCAACGGCCGAGAAGGCGAGACGGTCAAGCCCGCCTATGCGGCCGCGCAGTACCGGTCCATGCAGCAGCTGTGGACCTGGCTGGAGGACGAGGGCGAGGTCACCGTCAACCCGTTCCGCAAGATGAGGCCGCCGCGCTTCGAGACGCCGACGCCGCCGGTCCCGCCGGACGACGCGATCGCCGCGCTCCTCGCGACATGCAAAGGACGCACGTTCGAGAACCTGCGCGACGAAGCGATCATCCGGCTGTTCGCGGACACCGGCGTCCGCGTCGGCGGACTTGCCGGCGTCACCCTCGGCGACCTCAACTTCGACACTGACACCGTCGAAGTCACCCTCAAGGGCGGGCGCCGCCTCGTACTGCCGTTCGGGGCCCGGACATCCGATGCGCTGCGCCGGTACCGGAGAGCGCGGGCCAAGGAGAAGCACGCTGAACGCTATCGCGCGTTCTGGCTCGCCACCCGCGCCCGCGGCCCCCTCAAACCCGGCGGCATCCGACAAATGCTCGAGCGACGCGCCGCACGAGCCGAGGCCGACACCGGCATCCACCCCCACTCGTTCCGACACTTCTTCGCGCACAACTGGCTCGCCAACGGCGGCGAGGAACAGGACCTCATGCGACTGATGGGGTGGAAGTCCCGTTCGATGGTCGCCCGCTACGGCGCCTCGAACGCCGACGAACGCGCCCGCGATGCACACCGACGCCTGGGCCTTGGAGACCGGCTGTAG
- a CDS encoding SseB family protein: MGWQEADAPLAVLAREVWQGYRGPGDFMDGFASAVVWTLRTEQPGLLVTDTGSRGRWMPVFSTPERLVAYAGDGFFISCTGAELLSLVPPGVGLMLDPADEHRFPILARMAPPDGVASAWAELAGTRRPQNG, translated from the coding sequence GTGGGCTGGCAAGAGGCAGATGCGCCGCTGGCGGTTCTCGCCCGGGAGGTATGGCAGGGGTACCGGGGTCCGGGCGATTTCATGGACGGTTTCGCCAGCGCGGTGGTGTGGACGCTGCGGACCGAGCAGCCGGGGTTGCTCGTGACCGACACGGGTTCGCGGGGCCGGTGGATGCCGGTCTTCTCGACTCCCGAGCGGTTGGTCGCATACGCAGGCGACGGCTTCTTCATTTCTTGTACGGGTGCCGAACTGTTGAGTCTGGTGCCGCCTGGGGTCGGGTTGATGCTCGATCCGGCCGACGAGCACCGGTTTCCGATACTGGCACGGATGGCTCCGCCGGACGGTGTGGCGAGTGCCTGGGCTGAGCTTGCCGGGACGCGGCGTCCGCAGAACGGGTGA
- a CDS encoding serine hydrolase domain-containing protein yields MRKLGEPGSPSAKGRFRIGSITKTFVAATVLQLVGEGKLGLDDPADKYLPEFALGKRITVRMLLQHTSGLFNYTGEEKPDGTIEPGIPISGKEWLDKRFHNYHPEELVRLALSKPANFQPGAKYSYSNTNYVLAGLLVEKVTGTPYGVQVARRIIKPLGLDSTVVPGTNRAIPGPHAHNYLTCRQGPALTTVDVTELDPSQAFSAGEMVSTTQDLDTFLSSLLGGKLLKPGLLAEMLKTVPASNRTGYGLGISVTEYAPGCIGIGHGGDIQGTSADMISTADGRRHVEFSVNAGILEPGSKTEERTAAAESKLVVHALCGSRAEGGHR; encoded by the coding sequence TTGCGCAAGCTCGGCGAACCCGGTTCGCCGTCGGCCAAGGGGCGATTCAGGATCGGGAGCATCACGAAAACCTTCGTGGCCGCCACGGTTCTGCAGCTGGTGGGCGAGGGCAAGCTCGGACTGGACGATCCGGCGGACAAGTACCTGCCGGAGTTCGCGCTGGGCAAGAGGATCACTGTTCGCATGCTGCTGCAGCACACCAGCGGCTTGTTCAATTACACCGGCGAAGAGAAGCCCGACGGAACCATCGAGCCCGGCATTCCCATATCCGGCAAAGAGTGGCTGGACAAGAGATTCCACAACTATCACCCGGAAGAACTGGTCCGGCTCGCTTTGTCGAAGCCCGCCAACTTCCAGCCGGGTGCGAAATACTCCTATTCGAACACGAATTACGTACTGGCCGGCTTGCTTGTCGAGAAGGTGACCGGAACCCCGTACGGTGTTCAAGTCGCTCGTCGCATCATCAAGCCGCTGGGGCTGGATTCCACCGTCGTCCCGGGCACGAACCGGGCCATCCCCGGCCCGCATGCGCACAATTACCTGACCTGCCGCCAGGGTCCTGCGCTCACGACGGTCGACGTCACCGAACTGGACCCGTCGCAGGCGTTCTCCGCCGGGGAAATGGTCTCTACCACGCAAGACCTCGACACGTTCTTGTCTTCGCTGCTCGGTGGCAAGCTGCTTAAGCCGGGCTTGCTCGCCGAAATGCTCAAGACCGTGCCCGCCAGCAATCGCACGGGGTACGGCCTGGGTATTTCCGTGACCGAGTACGCGCCCGGCTGCATCGGCATCGGTCACGGCGGCGACATCCAAGGAACCTCAGCCGACATGATCAGCACGGCCGACGGCAGGCGGCACGTTGAATTCTCGGTGAACGCGGGCATCCTCGAGCCGGGCTCGAAGACGGAGGAAAGGACGGCGGCCGCGGAGTCGAAGCTCGTTGTGCATGCGCTGTGCGGGTCACGCGCGGAAGGAGGGCACCGATGA
- a CDS encoding serine hydrolase domain-containing protein produces the protein MPLANDDGSDRRGRPFSPGAKRIPVPADVAAASSESALQRDADELVANGAPGVLIESTTSSGNRVRVRSGYGDLEKKTPVPWDAHFRIASFTKTFVSATVLQLVGEARLSLEDTVDRWLPGLVAGNGNDGRAITVRQLLQHTSGLRDYFGDLSELGDEKGFFEHRYDRLSAPDAVKKAVSRRPDFQPGTSWGYSNTNYVLAGMVIEKVTGQSWRHEVRDRIIRPLGLHGTSAPGTSPRIPGPHARGYHRFPVPGTDKPGERVDATSMNQAMGGGADGELISTTEDGNKFLKALMAGEVLRPAQLAEMKKIVRVGETGDDGYGLGLSWTPTSCGGYWGHDGGVHGFLTGNGVTEDGTRSVMISVNTFTLDNIGETDPLATVIEHALCER, from the coding sequence GTGCCACTCGCGAATGACGACGGCAGTGACCGCCGCGGCCGCCCGTTTTCCCCCGGTGCGAAGCGGATTCCGGTGCCTGCCGATGTCGCTGCCGCGTCCTCGGAGAGCGCCCTTCAACGCGACGCGGACGAGCTCGTGGCCAACGGCGCGCCCGGCGTGCTGATCGAATCGACCACCTCCTCGGGGAACCGGGTCAGAGTCCGCAGCGGGTACGGCGACCTGGAGAAGAAGACGCCGGTGCCCTGGGACGCGCATTTCCGGATCGCCAGCTTCACCAAGACGTTCGTGTCCGCCACCGTCTTGCAGCTCGTGGGCGAAGCACGGCTCTCGCTCGAGGACACCGTGGACAGGTGGCTTCCGGGGCTGGTGGCGGGCAACGGCAACGACGGCCGCGCCATCACCGTCCGGCAGTTGCTGCAGCACACCAGCGGTTTGCGCGACTACTTCGGCGATCTGTCCGAACTGGGGGACGAGAAGGGTTTCTTCGAGCATCGTTACGACCGGCTCAGCGCGCCCGACGCGGTGAAGAAGGCGGTGTCCCGCAGGCCGGATTTCCAGCCAGGAACGAGCTGGGGTTACTCGAACACCAACTACGTCCTCGCCGGGATGGTGATCGAGAAAGTGACCGGCCAGTCGTGGCGGCACGAGGTGCGCGACCGCATCATCCGGCCGCTGGGCCTGCACGGGACCTCCGCCCCCGGCACGTCGCCGCGCATTCCCGGCCCGCACGCCCGCGGTTACCACCGATTCCCGGTCCCGGGCACGGACAAGCCCGGCGAGCGAGTGGACGCCACTTCGATGAACCAGGCGATGGGCGGCGGCGCGGACGGCGAACTGATCAGCACCACCGAGGACGGCAACAAGTTCCTCAAAGCGCTGATGGCCGGCGAAGTGCTTCGTCCCGCCCAGCTGGCCGAGATGAAGAAGATCGTGCGCGTCGGCGAAACCGGCGACGACGGCTACGGGCTCGGCTTGTCCTGGACCCCGACGTCGTGCGGCGGGTACTGGGGACACGATGGCGGCGTCCACGGTTTCCTGACCGGCAACGGCGTGACCGAGGACGGCACGCGCAGCGTGATGATCAGCGTGAACACGTTCACGCTGGACAACATCGGCGAGACGGACCCGCTGGCCACGGTCATCGAGCACGCCCTCTGCGAGCGGTAG